The Acanthopagrus latus isolate v.2019 chromosome 20, fAcaLat1.1, whole genome shotgun sequence genomic sequence TCTCCAAAACTGTGCACACAGGgggcaaaaaggaaaaagatgctCTCATTCAACCCATCTGCTACAACACCTTATACACATGCAGATTCAGCTTGGCAGCCCTCTTTCATTCCTGAAGCACAGCCTGAGGGCAGGTTTTTGCCACTTCTTCAGTGTTTTCGCAGCCCTTCCACTGTAGTGCATTCTCGTCACACCGGCAGCATTTGGGGTATGCGAGATAAAAGTACTGTGGCCTGTGCCATGAATCACAACAAGTGCAATGCCAGTATCAAGCCTGCAGTCACTTCTGCAAATTTAAAGTTATATATGAACACAAAAGTCAGAGGTCAAATGATTTTGTATGAGATGATGACAtgagattttaatttttttaatggctGTAGAATATCAAACTTTGTGGACAGGGTCACAAATATATTAGAGTCCAATTTCATCAATTATGCACAAAGGGATTTGTGATTATTGTGACAACTGATTTGAGCTTGTGTGAAATGGCTTAGGTTGCCACTGCAAGTGTTTTCTCACTACGCACTGACACTCAAATACTCAATTAAGCATTGTCTTGCAGTACGTTGCTATTTCAATGAGGCACATAATGTTCTGTGCTTGACAAGGCAGTCAAGAGGTGTGGATTAAAGTCACTGTAATCGCTGAGGGAAATACGCGCTTAAGAGTGAGTCATTGTGAGTGAGGTCCGCCACAGTTCCTCTTTGCTAAAGGAGTTTTCCTGTGTTAAGCATGTCATTGTGATTTGttcacacccccccccccccctcgctaCATTACATCATTTTGCATTGTTGGCAACAATCACTAGCTGGCCTCATTTTGACCTCTAACTTTAATATATTCTTGGAAAATCAGTTTTTCTGAAAGGGATTATAAGACCTTGGTTAAAGGAGGCATTgtgcttttacatttttcttttccttcagtgtttgaTAAATGTTCtcgtgcatgtaaaagatcctgcaagttaaaaaggtcaaagtcggTGTAAACTACCACAAAACACTGCCCCTGCAACGCCTTAGCAGTAGTTACGCCTCtaattccgtgactttgtgatgtcacactacatcaccatgtcaagtatttgcataatgtgtgcatagcggctagtttggcacCCACAAAttaatttagcacagctgctctgttgttgttagtggtgcaTGCTCAGGTGTGTGGGAGCTGACGAATCAGGGCTGAGCTGGTACTGGGGAGGTGgatcttaaagagacaggcgctaaaacagagtgtttcagtcAGTGGGTTAATATAGTGCTGGATAGTATGGGAAAACTGATGGGTTTTCGAAGCATTTAAACCTATTCAagttgtaattaaaaaaaaaaagtattaaccTAATGATGAGTATAAAACTCCTTTATATTTGAGAAAGATTGCTAATCCAACCTCTGCCTTTGGAATTATGCTTTTCAGGAGTTCTTTAATAAACTGCAGATAGCAGAGGGTACAAATGCAGCAACATCATGTAACAGTTACCGGAAAATGTCTCAAATTATCAGAATAATTCATCAGTAAGAAGGTACAGTGGTCTCAGATTAACCCCCACCCTCACAGAACCAAGTCCATTTGAACAGATGCTCAGATACACTACATCAATAATACCTGAGTTGCATCAATGGCTTTGACAGTCTCAACAATTCCCAGATAGAAGGATTTCAGCAGGAATTTAACTGCATGGCTATGGCATCATAGTGGTCCACCCCCTGTACCTGTAACCACAGCAGGTGTTTGCTGGTGAGCGTGGTTAATGGCCCCTGCTATCTTGTCCACACACTGCTCCGTGGTGATGGAGCCCAGGGACGAGCCGGGGTGGAAGTTGTACAGGCTGAGGCCCAGGAGGCTGCAGCGGCTGAGCTCATCCACCAGCAGGGCCTGGCTCTTCTCAAACACATCTGGGTGCAACATGGGCAGGCAAACCGGAGGGAAGAGAAGACAAGACGCAGTTGGAAGAGATTAGAGGAACCAGCACAAGACAAGAGCAGGAGTGCGAGAGAACACGGGAGAAAAGTCAAGGACAGAATCTGCAGGAGACGTCGATCAGTGTCGACAAACCCTCTTTAGGAGATCCACAGTTCATCAGGTAGGACCCGTGGGGCAGGATGTGAGCTGGGTCATACTCCTGCAGGGAACACTGCTCCCTGAACTTGGCTGCGGCTGTCTGGTCCAGCGCAGGCCTCTTCCATGACCGCTGGGAGCCCAGAAACAGGGCGAAACTGCTGCCGCCCATCTCTGTGCAGGAGTCCACCGCTTTCCATATCCCGCCTAGGGAGAAATGAGGACACAACACAAGAACTGAACGGGTGTTTAATGTTACCACTTCAGGAGAGTCTAGCGAGATGACATGAGGGACTCACCCTGGATGCCAACATGGGCACCGATGTACTTCTTATTCCCacgctccttcctcctcctgtctgctctctgctcagcctcctcctccgcaGGCTCTCCCTCGTTTTCTCCTTCCAAAGCCTCCTCGGttttcctcttcctcgctcCTCTCTTTTTTGGACCCATGCTAACAGAGAGAAAGTTAGGAGTAGCGCTGAGGAATGTgcgtttttttctgtttatgacGAGCTTTAACGTATGCGTTCAGCAGGGCTGTTACATACAAGACACACACGGCGGTGCTAAGTTGGCCTGTCAAAAGTTTATGAAGGTCAACATGcggttttttttaatgcatccCATTCGGCAGGAGCCAGCCAGTCACAGCGCTTCCACGCAGCTGCCACAGGAGACGCTTCATGCTGAGCAGCAAAATGGCCGCCCGTCAACCGACTGACTCCACAGCgctttgaaatttaaattcttctgcACATTAGGGTTTACACTATTACAACGTTAGTACTTATTTACGAACCAGTAGCTCGTAACGCGTGTATCTTCATCATCTGCCACTTACTTGACTATCCGCTCAGGCGTCGCTGTTCTTGTAGCCTCGACGAATGCCtcaaaaagctaaaaaaaaaaaatcgcactGAAGCACtttagctaagctagctagcacgCTAGCTTTTCTTCATATGTGATTCCTGAGGTGAGTAACGCTAGCTGGAGGGACGCCGAGTATTTCTAAGCGTTTCAGCGTTTCATGATTGGTATGCATGCTAATGGATTGCAACATTATTGAACGAGTTACCTTGCCATTTCGCTCGACAGCCGAGCTAGCGTCGTTAGCCTGGCTACTTGTAGCTGCTGACTGTAGGTAACCTATCGTACCTAGTTAGCTAACGTTCGATGGCATTAGCACTTGTGTAGCATTATAAGAGATTGAGGTGGCTCAGGGCTTGGTGTATTTGCTGTTAAAGACTGTtgtaaacacagaacagagtGATTACCTAATTTACGATGTTTGGCAGCTGGCTTATCTCGTTAACCTTAACATGTTAACGTGCCTGCTAGTCTGTGTATGCGTATTGTTCAAGTAACGTTATGGGCAGAAACCACTCCTTAATGTTAGCTATCGACGAAATATTttaccagcagctgcagctaaaACTGTCGTCTGTATAAACTGCAAGACGGGATCGGAGGTGTTTGGCCGATAGCCCTTACCCGTTTATACACGTTTCAGTTTAATTAACTTTGGTCGCCAGTGTCTTTGATTTTTGAAAAGGCTTTTCCATTTCTAGCACAAATAAGCTCAGATCTTTTTGCTGTAACGTTAAGCTAACGGCTAAATGCGGACGAGCTTGTAGCGACGTTGACAGGATGACACAGGTACGTTAACATTAGGTGGTGTAGTTTATGTTAgtgatctgaaagagcacatCTGACAACGTATAATAGCATACTAATCGGGTCTGGCTTTCTGATCCACTGGCCTGTGGTCAGGAAGAATGTCAGGTTCGTAGTCTCTGAATCTAGGAATCTTTCCTGTTTGGAAGTGCTGTGGGACTTAAGCAAAAACGAAACCGACTAAATCAGGTTGATATATTGAGGTTTATATATAGATAAACCCATAGTTCTTTTCTTGAATAAGTTGAGGTGGAGACATAAGATGAGAAATCTTGTGAAGCTGTTAGAATATTGGCATATTCTTATATACCGCTGAGCTTACCTGGCCATCATacatcacagtgacaatgtCAATATGTCAGTTGGATTTGCCCATGTCAGCCTGCTCTGTGTTATTGCATTGTGGATCCCAATGACAATGCAtaatttaatgttattgttttgaGTTTCTTGTCTTAAACTGTTGATGAGTCTAATCCAGAAGATTGTGTCATACTCCATTTTAGGGACAATTAAAACACAGGCCTGGGTCTCAGAGCATCAGTTTGCCACTGACATGACCACATGCATATTCAGTCAGTCTGCTGACGAGATGAGTTGGCAGACTAAATCAAGCCCCTTGTAAACTGGAACCTACCAGTGTGATCAGCTTACAGTATTCTGCA encodes the following:
- the si:ch211-141o9.10 gene encoding probable endonuclease 4 isoform X3; protein product: MGPKKRGARKRKTEEALEGENEGEPAEEEAEQRADRRRKERGNKKYIGAHVGIQGGIWKAVDSCTEMGGSSFALFLGSQRSWKRPALDQTAAAKFREQCSLQEYDPAHILPHGSYLMNCGSPKEDVFEKSQALLVDELSRCSLLGLSLYNFHPGSSLGSITTEQCVDKIAGAINHAHQQTPAVVTVLENMSGQGSTLGGKFSELKSIIDKVRDQTRVGVCLDTCHAFAAGYDLAAEGGVKAMLDEFDQEVGLHYLRAIHLNDSKGKLGCNLDRHEDIGKGHIGISAFQDIVNEPRLDNIPLILETPGRPGFEYAEQIELLYSLCQKK
- the si:ch211-141o9.10 gene encoding probable endonuclease 4 isoform X2, whose protein sequence is MASMGPKKRGARKRKTEEALEGENEGEPAEEEAEQRADRRRKERGNKKYIGAHVGIQGGIWKAVDSCTEMGGSSFALFLGSQRSWKRPALDQTAAAKFREQCSLQEYDPAHILPHGSYLMNCGSPKEDVFEKSQALLVDELSRCSLLGLSLYNFHPGSSLGSITTEQCVDKIAGAINHAHQQTPAVVTVLENMSGQGSTLGGKFSELKSIIDKVRDQTRVGVCLDTCHAFAAGYDLAAEGGVKAMLDEFDQEVGLHYLRAIHLNDSKGKLGCNLDRHEDIGKGHIGISAFQDIVNEPRLDNIPLILETPGRPGFEYAEQIELLYSLCQKK
- the si:ch211-141o9.10 gene encoding probable endonuclease 4 isoform X1 translates to MMASMGPKKRGARKRKTEEALEGENEGEPAEEEAEQRADRRRKERGNKKYIGAHVGIQGGIWKAVDSCTEMGGSSFALFLGSQRSWKRPALDQTAAAKFREQCSLQEYDPAHILPHGSYLMNCGSPKEDVFEKSQALLVDELSRCSLLGLSLYNFHPGSSLGSITTEQCVDKIAGAINHAHQQTPAVVTVLENMSGQGSTLGGKFSELKSIIDKVRDQTRVGVCLDTCHAFAAGYDLAAEGGVKAMLDEFDQEVGLHYLRAIHLNDSKGKLGCNLDRHEDIGKGHIGISAFQDIVNEPRLDNIPLILETPGRPGFEYAEQIELLYSLCQKK